GGTGGAATTCTGCAAGCCGAAGGGTACAACCACAAAAAATTTATGAAACAATTAGAACAAGTGAAGAATGATAACACCGTTAAAGGAATTATTTTATATGTAAACTCCCCAGGCGGTGGGGTAATGGAAAGTGCTCAAATACACGATAAAATTATCGAGATTCAAGAAGAAACAGGGAAAAAAATCTATGTGTCAATGGGGGCAACAGCCGCTTCAGGAGGATATTATGTTTCCGCCCCAGCAGACAAAATCTTTGCAAGTCCCGATACTTTAACAGGTTCATTAGGTGTCATTATGCAGGCGTGGAACTTTGAAGGATTAGCAGATAAATATGGTGTTGATCTTGTTACGATTAAAAGTGGTCCTTTTAAGGATATTATGAGTCCAGTTAGAGAAGTAACGGAAGAGGAAAGAGATATATTAGAATCGATGGTAGACAATTCCTATAACCAATTTGTAAAAGTGATTGCTGAGGGAAGGAACCTTTCGCAAAGTAGAGTGCGTGAACTTGCTGATGGACGGATTTATGACGGTTGGCAAGCGAAGGATGTTCAACTTATAGATGAATTTGGTTATCTCGAAGACACAATAGATCATTTGAAAAATGACTTGAAAATGAAAAATGCACAAGTTATAGAGTATTCGAGTAGTAATTCCTTAAAAACTTTGTTTGAGATGCGGATGCAAAGTTGGTTCTCTGGTGATCAGGAAATGACTTCGTTAGTTAGATTGATGAGTGAATTTCAAGCGCCAAGGTTAATGTATTTGTACACACATTAGGAAGGGAGGGGTCCCACTATGACTGATATGGAAAAGCAAGAATCATATAATTTTGAAACAAACAATGATCGATTTGAAAACCATTATGCAGGTTTCTGGATACGATTTTGGGCTTATCTTTTAGACCTTTTAATCATAAGCTCTATCTACTCAATTCTCGGTAAACCAATCGTACGTGCCCTCCCTTTTGATGGATGGTCATGGTTAACTACAGCAACAGTGGTATATAGTATAATTTTTTACCTCTATTTTGTATTACTGACAAAACTGATTGGTCATACCATAGGGAAAATGGCTTTTGGCTTAAGGGTAATACGGGGTGATAAAAAAAACTTAACATGGCAGGATGTGATTTTTAGAGAGTGGATTGGCCGATATATCTCTGCAACTCTAATCATCTTGTATGTAGTTATAGCCTTTGTCCCCAAAAAGAGGGGAATCCATGATTTATTTGCAGAAACCTACGTTATTCACGAAGAAACGGTAAAACTGGCTAAACCTAATCTAGTATCTACAAGTTAAAGAAAGAGAGATCTTAAGTGGATCTCTCTTTTTGTTTTGAAATTTTAAAGAAAGTAAAACGCGAGTTATGTTTAAAAATTGTAGGAGAAGACGATACTGATAGGCTGAAAGGTAGTGAGTATGGTGATATGGGTTGGACTTGTAGTTGCTATTTTAGTTCTCTTAATTCTCATTATTTTTATAACAAAACTAACAGTAGAAATTGATTTATATCATGGTCGTGATAATGATCATTTAAAAATAAAGTTTTTTGCTTGGTTTCGTATTATTCGTTTTACGATTGATGTTCCAATGGTTGAGGTCGATAAAGATTCTCCTTCCATTGTATTTAAAGAAGAAATGAAGACAGGTAAAAAGGAAAAATTAAAGAAAGAAAAGAAGAAGAGAATTACACCAAAGGAAATCATCAATAGTTTATTAGATACCAAAGAAATTTTAACTCATATCACTCAGTTTTATAAAATTGTTAGAGATTTTCTAAATAAAGTCAGTATCAAGAAACTTGATTGGAAAACAGCTGTTGGAGTAGGAGATGCTAGTCAAACCGGTGTATTAACAGGAGCAATATGGGCTATAAAGGGTTCTATAATTGGACTAATTAGTGCAAATATGAAGCTAAAAGTAACCCCTAATCTAATGGTTACACCCTTGTTTCAACAAATGGCTTCCAGTATTAGCCTACAATGTATGATTCAGTTTCGTATCGGGCATGCTATTATTGCTGGAATTAAAATGCTTATTTTTTGGCGTGGAGGGAAACCAAATTTTCGCTCTACCCTTTTAGAAAAAACGACAGAAAAATCATTATCTTAGGGAGGCTACCACTGTGTCTGATCATCCAATACAAGGTTTAATGACAACAGCAATGGAAAACTTAAAAGAAATGATCGATGTGAATACGATTATCGGCGACCCTGTGGAGACGCCAGATGGGAGTGTCATTTTAACAGTTTCCAAGGTCGGATTTGGATTTGCTGCTGGAGGTAGTGAATTCGTTCTGGATGGCGGCTCTCAAAATGGAGAATCTTCATCAAACAAGCATCCATTTGGTGGAGGAAGTGGTGGAGGGGTATCCATCACACCAATCGCCTTTTTAATTGTTAGTAACAATGGTGTGAAAATGCTTCATCTGGATGAAAGCACTCATCTATATGAAAAGTTATTAGACTTAGCTCCAAGTGCTGTTGAAAAAATTCAAAATATGTTATCCAAGAACAAAAATGAACAACAAACTCAAAGTCAAGGGAACAATGGTCAAGCACCCCATAACAATGATTTGAATTTTGAACTTAAGCGAGATCAGTTATAGGATCAGAAAAGCTCATTTCTAAGTGGGAATGAGTTTTTTTATTGTAAAGGCGTTACTATGGTGATTTTCGTAGTTGTTTGTTAGATGCTATCTTTTGCAAATCCTACTTTTCGAGGTTATGATAGTAGTAATCATATACATAGGAGGCGTTATCATGGCTTCAATAACGTTTAAAGGGAATCCAGTTACACTTGTAGGTAAAGAAGTACAAGTAGGAGACCAGGCTCCAGAATTTAAGGTACTTGCGAATGATTTATCTGAGGTTTCACTCGAGAACTCAAAGGGAAGTGTCAGACTGATTAGTGTAGTACCTTCTCTAGATACTGGAGTTTGTGATGCTCAGACAAGAAGATTCAATGAAGAAGCAGCAAACCTAGGCGATGTAAAGGTTTTAACCATTAGTATGGACCTTCCATTTGCACAGAAAAGATGGTGTGGAGCAAATGGAATTGAAAATGTACAAACCTTGTCTGACCATCGAGATGCTTCATTCGGTGAAGCTTTTGGAGTGTTAATTAAAGAGCTTCGTCTTCTAGCTCGTGCTATTTTTGTAGTAGATTCGGAAAATAAAGTAACCTATGTAGAATATGTTAGCGAAGCGACCAACCATCCAGATTATGAGGCAGCGATTGAAGCTGTTAAGGCTGCCAAATAAACACACGTGTATGAACAACCTCGTTCTTATGTAACGGGGTTGTTTTATGTCAGGCGTTGGATGTGGAGATGATTCCAATCCAAAAGATTTTAGGAGGAACCAGGAATGCTCGATTCACAAGTGGAAAAACTATTTTCTGTTTTTGACCAATCAACTGTAGCCATTCAGGAAGTAA
This genomic stretch from Bacillus carboniphilus harbors:
- the sppA gene encoding signal peptide peptidase SppA, which codes for MNWKRWLAIGIAVVLFIGSSILNFATSVFFGESGSALESWLDEGDKEFEETVIEEGNTNQKIVVLKLEGVIQDTGSAGGILQAEGYNHKKFMKQLEQVKNDNTVKGIILYVNSPGGGVMESAQIHDKIIEIQEETGKKIYVSMGATAASGGYYVSAPADKIFASPDTLTGSLGVIMQAWNFEGLADKYGVDLVTIKSGPFKDIMSPVREVTEEERDILESMVDNSYNQFVKVIAEGRNLSQSRVRELADGRIYDGWQAKDVQLIDEFGYLEDTIDHLKNDLKMKNAQVIEYSSSNSLKTLFEMRMQSWFSGDQEMTSLVRLMSEFQAPRLMYLYTH
- a CDS encoding RDD family protein, whose protein sequence is MTDMEKQESYNFETNNDRFENHYAGFWIRFWAYLLDLLIISSIYSILGKPIVRALPFDGWSWLTTATVVYSIIFYLYFVLLTKLIGHTIGKMAFGLRVIRGDKKNLTWQDVIFREWIGRYISATLIILYVVIAFVPKKRGIHDLFAETYVIHEETVKLAKPNLVSTS
- a CDS encoding DUF2953 domain-containing protein, translated to MVIWVGLVVAILVLLILIIFITKLTVEIDLYHGRDNDHLKIKFFAWFRIIRFTIDVPMVEVDKDSPSIVFKEEMKTGKKEKLKKEKKKRITPKEIINSLLDTKEILTHITQFYKIVRDFLNKVSIKKLDWKTAVGVGDASQTGVLTGAIWAIKGSIIGLISANMKLKVTPNLMVTPLFQQMASSISLQCMIQFRIGHAIIAGIKMLIFWRGGKPNFRSTLLEKTTEKSLS
- the ytfJ gene encoding GerW family sporulation protein gives rise to the protein MSDHPIQGLMTTAMENLKEMIDVNTIIGDPVETPDGSVILTVSKVGFGFAAGGSEFVLDGGSQNGESSSNKHPFGGGSGGGVSITPIAFLIVSNNGVKMLHLDESTHLYEKLLDLAPSAVEKIQNMLSKNKNEQQTQSQGNNGQAPHNNDLNFELKRDQL
- the tpx gene encoding thiol peroxidase; its protein translation is MASITFKGNPVTLVGKEVQVGDQAPEFKVLANDLSEVSLENSKGSVRLISVVPSLDTGVCDAQTRRFNEEAANLGDVKVLTISMDLPFAQKRWCGANGIENVQTLSDHRDASFGEAFGVLIKELRLLARAIFVVDSENKVTYVEYVSEATNHPDYEAAIEAVKAAK